The Electrophorus electricus isolate fEleEle1 chromosome 8, fEleEle1.pri, whole genome shotgun sequence genome contains the following window.
TTGGTCCGTTCTTGCTCTCGTTAGGCTGTAGAGTAACAGCGTATGCCCTGCATCCCGGAGTGATCCGCACCGAGCTGGGCCGCTATGTGAAGTCACGGCACCCTTTGTTCAGTGCCCTGCTGTTTTTTCCCTCTGTCATACTGATGAAGACTCCAAAGGAGGGTGCTCAAACCTCCATCTACTGCGCTGTCACAGAGGGGCTGGAGAAGTACAGTGGCGGCTACTTTAGGTGGGTTCATGCCCTAGATTTCTAGGTAAAATCAATGTGATATTTGTATATACAACACAGTAGGCTATATGGTAAAGGTGTGTGATAATCATATTCTGATTATTGTGGTCTGTACTGAGATACCAGTACGACTTGCAGTATGACAAAACCAATTTGACAGTTGTTACATGTGATCAGATGTGTCAGCCTGGGTCTCTAATCAGGCTGAAAACTCGCAACATTTATTAGTAACTATTagttagtttaaaaaaaaaaattcagttagCACTCTCATTTGAATATTACAAAtctagtatatgtgtgtaaacatATATTATCACAAAAATCTTTGTTGTGATTATGAAAGTTATGCATGTTGTGTCAGTGATTGCCAGCTGAAAGAGCCAAGTCCAGAGGCTAAAGATGATGTCACTGCTATGAGATTATGGGACGTGAGTTCTGAAATGGTGGGCTTGAAAGAAGAGGACTGAAACCAGCCAGTTTAATCTTCTGCCATTAATCAACACACCAGTGATCTTCTGCCATTAATCAACACACCAGTGATCTTCTGCCATTATCACATGGACGCAGTGGATTTAGAGGAGCTTGTGCTAAATATTTATCTACCCTGTGTCTGCTTACATTATgattttgctttatattttaattacaacagCTCTGTTGAATTTTAGAAATAGCTGGAAACCAAAATTCATTAATTTGCCAGGAATCTGTCAAACCTCTCTGAAGTAGGCCATTTATGATATGCTAATCATTCATCttataatcattttataataaattatcctaatataattcaaaatataataattactcaaaatataacaataaagtATAATATCTATGTCTACTGCAATTTGTggttaaaataaactttatcaGGGTTCACATGAATAGGTTATTGTTATTTCTTAACTGTTATTACTGTGTAATGTGCAGTTGGcgaataaaaataattttaaaatattaagtgccATCTGCTAGTATGTAAGACGTGTCAAATAAACACTtaaatgattaaacaaataaagaaatatcGGTTACCTTAACAGTATGGCGTTTTACTGCGTTACCAATATGGCGTTTTTACTTTACATTGTCGCATTGCATTGTGGGATAGTTTGTCCTTCCTCTGTGAACTGTTTCGAGGTCCGCTATGGCGATGAGTTTTCGTAACCAGCTGTTCTAACTGATAATACTAACAGATCCCAGATCCGTATTACAATTTCGTTAGACACACCGGAAGTATTAAGGTTTTACGAGGGATACAGGGAGTTGTGTCCATTGTCAACAAAAATTCGGTGCACTATAACTAGATACTGTCTAGAGATACCTTGTGTTTTATTACGTTATTACGTGTTTGTTCATCTAAAACAATTTCTGTTGAATAGGCATTGAAAAAGGCACTGTTGATAAAAATGAACGTGGTTTTAGCTGTCAAGCAGTACGTCTCCAAAATGATAGAAAGCAGTGGAACGGGGATGAAGGTTTTGCTCATGGATAAAGAGACGGTAGGTTCAGTTATTTAACCTAGCTATCCTAGCTAGTTCCTGCTATTATCCACATAATTCAGAGCTCTTCACACTTTATTCAAAATAGAACTTTACAACAAGTATCGGATGTACTCAAATTGGGGAAACCAGATGAGGCTTTGCAGTAACTATCGTTTAAAATTAATGAGAAAACTTCTTATTTCCACCCTTTAAAGAACACGCAAGCCTGCAGTATCACGGTGACAATTCTCGGCAATACTCGACTATcagatattttctgttttttgtttttgtttttaatttttttttttattatgagaGCACGAATTACTAATCAGTTTATTTAATATCATGACACTCAGGCTAGGACCTTTCATTAagcagctagctagttatcaGCCAGTGTTTCTTTATCtcactttaatttttttgctaTAGACCAGCATCGTGAGTATGGTCTACACACAGTCCGAGATCTTGCAAAAAGAGGTCTACCTGTTTGAACGCATTGACTCGCAGAACCGAGAGAGCATGAAACATCTGAAGGCCATCTGCTACCTGCGACCCACTAAGGTGCCTATTCTTTAAGTTATGATAACACACTGGATTGTGAAGTTGTGTGGCCCTCAGTTACAACGGTAAACAACAATAGAACGACAAGCTTATGTACATTCGCAGCCCAGGGGCCTAAGATGTTTGATATCTGAaaatcctgcacacacatacaagactGATTTCACATTACCAAGAATActttaaaggaaacaaaaacaaagtgtgaCAAGACAAACAGtctatgaaaatataaaaatattagcaatagggataataacaaaataataagaGCCGTAATAATAAactggcaaaaaacaaaatatcatttaaatattcagctTAGAGTTATGATTTGGTGGTAGAGTCCTGGCAATACAGCATGACAGCAGTATAAAAAACATCTGCCTCCACAAAGCCATACATTCGTATTATATTGACATAAATCTTCTGTGCATAGGAGAATGTGGAGAATCTTATCCAGGAGCTGCGTCGGCCGAAGTACAGCGTCTACTTCATCTGTGAGGAACAGCATGCGTAGTCCTCATTGTCGTATCCATCATAGCTCCCAATCCAATccaaaatgttattataaataTGTCTGTCCTTTATTATGAACCTGCTGAATTGTCTGTTTCTGTAGATTTCAGTAACGTCATTAGTAAGAGTGAAGTGAAGGCCTTGGCAGAGGCAGATGAACAGGAGGTCGTTGCAGAGGTTCAGGTTAGTAAGATGGTGGAACACTGCAGAAAATGCCCTGCTGGAACATGTGGCAGAGGGTTTACAGCCATTCTCCTTTATACAAGTTATGGTTTACTAGTGAGGAGTAATACACAGTgagtaattataataataataataataaaaacaacttgtAGCATTCAGTCCatacattagaaaaaaaaaggattgtATTGTGTTGTCTTTGCAGGAGTTCTATGGAGATTTTATCGCTGTGAATCCTCATCTTTTCTCCCTCAACCTACATGGAGTATCCAGGGTAAGAGTCATGGGATATGGGACACTGGCAGTATGCAGCATGATGCTGAAAAAGCTTTATGCTGACaagtttaattttgttttaatgcacTGTCCGTGGTACAGAGAATATTCTTATAGATTCCAGATAATTGtgagttttaacattttttgaaaaaaattacattgttgttttaccaaaacattttattctcatTGATTCTCAAATATACACTCAGCTATACTTGACTTGTGCTCTGTGATTGTGTTATTTGCTTCAGGGTCGCAGCTGGGAGCCTATTACTCTTCCACGTGTCACTCAAGGCCTGACCTCTGTGCTGCTGGCCTTGAAGAAATGTCCCATGATCCGCTACCAGCTCTCTTCTGACATGGCCAAGAGACTGGCTGAGAGTGTTAAGGTAAGGTGTCCCTCCcagtaaaaatatatacagtagtAGAATTAGAAGTTCATTATTACCCGAAGGTATTCACTTATTACTGATGTCTTACAAAATGCTTATATAGTTAACCTTTTGAGCCTGTTTTGTAAAAATGCCGTCATTAATCATGAACAACAGAAATAGGGCAAATGTAAATtcaaaaatgtgaatgaattttttcaaatgctttaaagctgttttatacttgtattgtgtatttcCCAGgtatacatactgtacatatggCATAATCTTTTaccaattttctttttctgaagcAAATCATCACCAAGGAGTATGAGCTTTTTGACTTCAGAAAAACAGAAGtatctcctctcctcctaaTTCTGGACAGAAGTGACGATGCCATCACACCCCTCCTTAACCAGGTGAGAACCTGCTTCTTGAGTTATGGaatctttcattttcttgtgATCAATGTATAGTAGATACTTCAGTTGCTGTAATTATGAGCTGGGGTCACAAGAGAGCAGTAGAGACCACTGTGTAAAATGATCCCAGACCCTCTGATTTTAGTAAGAATTTTGTTACTTAGTGCTATTGTTATTACTAGTACTGCTTGTTAGAGGAACCCCAAGCATTTATTCTTGTCAGCTGCTTGTTCTGATTACTTTAACAAAGTtttaataaagttattttctgaTCCAGCTTAGTGTGTTCTCTGAATGGCATGTTTATGCTTTTGTTCCTCCAGTGGACATATCAGGCTATGGTCCATGAGTTACTTGCCCTCAATAACAATAGAATAGACCTGTCCCGTGTGCCCGGCATCAATAAAGACCTGAAGGAGGTGGTGCTGTCTGCAGAGAATGATGAGTTTTATGCCAATGTGGGTAACACCAAACTCACAGTATAGTGCTTAAGATGTATGTATCTTAATAACATGCATATCACACTATGTCTGGTATTTCAAACCTAGATTAAGATTTTGGCTGGATTAGAGTGTCAGTGGGGATTCTAATGTGAATaccttttaattaaaaatttagATTAATCTTTGTTTGGGAAACCAGCCATagcaaacaatgaaaaattaacAATGCCTGGTCTTAAGCAGATCAgattgaaagtgtgtgtgatcttATTAAAGTGAGCCTCATAAATCTTCTTTCTGTGACACAGAATCTGTATTTAAATTTTGGTGAGATTGGAACAAATATTAAGAATTTAATGGAGGACTTCCAGAAGAAAAAGCCAAAGGGGCAGCAGAAACTGGAGTCCATTGCTGACATGAAGGTGAGGCTGAGGAGCATGCTGCAGTACCTTGTCCTCATAGTGCAGTCTTCTACGTCACATATCATTATCACTCAATTCCCTGCCATTTGTGGGCTGTCACCCCCTCTTTCTGCAGGCATTCGTGGACAACTACCCACAGTTTAAGAAGATGTCAGGCACAGTGTCCAAGCATGTGACGGTGGTGGGCGAGCTCTCACGTCTGGTCAGTGAGAGGCTGCTGATGGAGGTGTCTGAGGTAGAACAAGAACTGGCCTGCCAAAATGACCATTCCAGCGCCCAGCAGGTACCCAGTCCGCTGTGCTCATTAACAGCATGCCGCACATgcctcactgcacacactgaagaCTGAGAACAACCACCTATATTTAGGCCATGTCTTCTTGGCTGAAGCCCAGAAACATGCAAAACTATGCTGACTGACAAAATTATGGAGAAACTCAGAGagtatattttcttttgtccGTTTGCAGTAAATGACCTATTAATGACATATTAATGGGTTGTTTCTGaggaaataatataaatatttaatttagtttaaacaagaatagtaaacaaacaattagTTTGTACCTCCAGCACATTTAACTGCTGTACACACTTCATGTGAACAGTCAGATTTTTCAGGCTTTCCTTAAAACCTTTGTAATACGTACTCTTAACATTTTGAACAAAAGAAACTGTCAATTATTTAGGGAAGATCTACTTTAATACCATGGAACAATGGACACTGATAAACATGAATCTGAGCTTGTGTAACATCCAAAAGGCACAGAGCAAGATGCAAGTGTTAGCTGTTTTTATTGAAGAGAAATGagaacagcaaacacaacaaaaaacgaACAAAACCGGAATGAAGCAACAATCGGAATGAGCAAGGAAAACACAGCTGGGTTTAAGAGGGTGAATAATGAACACGTGGGGGAAAAACAGCTTGTCTACATGCATGCAGATAAGGAAAACTGACAGCAGGTACTGGAAAACAAGGGGTTTAAATATACAgactaatgaaataaaacaagaaacacctgAGGATGGCAAAGGACGGGGAGTGCCAACACAGGAGAAGGCCAAAGACAGggaacaaagcaaaaataaagagaGCATGGTCACTGAGCACCATGACAGCTGCAACACCGGAGTGTGGATCTGCTTCAAATTGGCAAAACATCCTCAaagtattattaaatgtttgttaataaaacattttatgtagATTTCTTTGTGCattattcagaaaataaagaaaatctttCGCAAGCTTTTTGACAGACAGTTAGCTTGGAGTGGATGGGCTTTTCATCACAAGGTTAGGCTGAAAACTTTCCCCTGCTGCGACACTACAGAACGTCCGGCGGTTGCTGCAGAATCCACGTGTGGCAGAGCTGGACGCGGTGCGACTGGTGATGCTCTACGCCCTGCGCTATGAAAGACACAGCAGCAACATCCTGCCCAGCCTTCTGGAGGAGCTCAACAGAAGAGGCGTGTCTGAGAGGTACCGCAAGGTGATGGCTCCCACCACACTTATCAGGTTGCAGAGctcatttcttttctgttccacATATTGCTTTGATGTAAATAGAGGTATTATATGGTAGACTGTTCCATATAATATCgattttgtattttacatgccacatatggaaatataaattttgtatttttgcaaaCAGATGGTACAGTCTGTGATTGAATATGGAGGCAAGCGAATCAGAGGAAGTGATCTCATTACCCCCACAGATGCTGTGGCcatcacaaagcagtttttCAAAGGACTCAAGGTACAAGATTAGACAATAAACGCCATCTACTGATTTTAAATACAAACTCTCAGttgatatatgtatgtatgtattgagATTTGTGACAGTTTGTATGAAGTGATCACAAAGTGCAttaatgtttgtatttgtgtctcaATATGTACATTTCTTGTGTCAATTTTCTGTCAATTTCAATTAGCAGTTATTTTATAGTAATTATAGTCATGATGTAGTTGTAGTTATAGTAATTTttcttggttgtgtgtgtttatgtttgtgtgtgtgtgtgtttgtgtgtgtgtgtgtgtgtgtgtgtgtgtgtgtgtgtgtgtgtgtgtgtgtgtgtgtgtgtgtgtgtgtgtgtgtgtagggtgttgAGAACGTCTACACCCAGCACCAACCCTTGCTGCATGACACACTGGATCAACTGATTAAAGGCCGTTTGAAGGACAGCCAGTTCCCATACCTTGGGCCAAACTCTCTGCGGGACAGGTTCACATCCTCCTGCAACTGAACTCCCTCACTGCTTAACCCTGTTCCGTGTAGCTGCCATTTTCATTCCATGTGGCTTTACGTCCAAATCTGCTTTGTTTTTAGCTTTAGCCCTTCAGTAAATCAGCTAACTTTAGTGTGTTCCACAGAGACAAGGAGTGCCTTAAACATTAAACaacgttttttttaaatagaaaaatatacTCAGTCTCATACAGTCTCATACTAATTGTGGAAGTATTTAGACTcttaaaaaatgcaatattataaACCATTCATGCATATTTTAGCGTCAGATGATAACCTGACACAAATTTGCAGTAATGACTGCATTCTGTCTTACATCTGCAAAATTAGTAAAATGGGAATATTTTTTCCTCCActtttccctctgtttttcttAATAGAGGAATACTTGCAAATGACTGTATAATAAGCGTATTCACCCCATATGAATGCCCACTGCTGTGTGATTGTCTGTCACTGACTATGAGTCTGTCCGTTGCAGGCCACAGGACATTATTGTGTTCATCATCGGAGGGGCAACATATGAGGAAGCACTTACTGTTTACAACCTGAACCGCACTATGCCAGGGGTGCGCATTGTGCTTGGGGGAACAACAATTCACAACACCAAGAGGTCAGTGGCTTTCacctctgtttttgtgtattagTTGCCCCTGCTTTAGCCCACAGCAATACTACTCTGTTCAGAATGTCCCCACATTTTACCAACCTTCAGCAGTGTTATATAAAAAGCAATCAGTGTCCTTGCATCACTCCATTCAGCCCCATTTGTTATTTGAAAGGTTTTAGTAGTGCTCTAATGTGCAAAACTTAAtgtggaaagaaaggaaaacattcTATTATAACCCTAATCTGTGGTTATTacccttctcttttttttcttcttttgttgttCCATTTGCAATGAATCCTCTGTGACTgcgttatttaaaaaaaaaaacaactcaaacatTGCATCACCTCTTGCTGCTATTCTCACATGTGAAGTTCCATTTCATGTTTTTAGTGAACTTCCAGACTTGATTTTCTTGATCTAACGACTGCTAATGCATCACTTTCTAGTACTCAGCATTATAGACCAGAACAAAATGAGATGTAAATGGTTCCTTATGTCTCAGTTTGACATATATATGGCTATGTGACAGCACAATGTTCTTGTACTGACCCTTAATCAAATTTGGGTCCATCAGCCTTACCTGTATTCAAtaggtaaatataaataataaatatatacaacagAATGTATTTAGTATTTATAGAAATAGTACATTTCTATAAAACTATTTACTATTTTTAGAAAGAGTTAATAAAAGACTGGAattacattgtttacatattttaaagaggcattaattattataatagttTTATTTGGTGCTAATAATGATGAAACATTTCAGGACAGTGCTAGCAGGTTTTCAAAGTTGTTATGTATGTTATCATGAATGTGGTAAACATGGTAATAAATAGTTCTTCCCACTCTTTCACAGCTTCCTGGAGGAGGTGACATCATCAGTTGGTTTGGGGCATGGTGGAGACAGGACACATGGAGCCGGTCGTCCGCCAACCAGACGCTGAGCACTCATTCATGTCTCTTTCCGCTGCATGGACAGAGTGCTGCATGTGCTCTGAGCCCAAAGCTGTCTTCATGCTTCTCTAGCTCCTACTGCAGACATTTCTGTCCAGTGCTGAATATGAGATACTATActataagtaaaaaaaatccatgatATTGCATAGGTGTCTATGATGTTCCAAACTATGTGAAACTAAGAAAAGTTACATGTGATCGACCTTATATAATCCAAATTAAGTTGGACATTATGATATTCCCAAAGAATGTTGACAGCACTACATCAACGCGACGACCACACCCACCTCCCAAAAGTAACTGCATAGAAAGAGAATTATTCCTATATAATAtttgtgctctgctctgtgtgaaTAATGTAGATGTCCTCATTGTTCCTGTGAAAGCTAAAATCAGAGTCGTGTAGTCTCAAAATGATCTGTTATTTGGCAGACTGCAGATAACACTTAAGTGACAAACAAGTGGCCTTTCTTCAAGTTGGCAGTGGTTTCATTTTATGTTAGTGTATCTAATGCAAGTGTGTAAGGGTAAAGAAATATTAATTATTCCTTCTGCATCAGTGCTGAATTATACCTGCAAATATGTCTTTAAAAAGACAACCATATGAAATTTATACATGTTTGTGGTTTATTGGGCATTTCATTTGTTACTGATTTAATGTAGTGTTGATACACAGTTACTGACAGTAATTGTAATTTCATCACTCCTAAAATGATAGATGATTGGTTCATCCGCCAGCACTAATAGTTAGTGCTTAtatcattaaaagaaataatttgACTTCTATATGACAAATGtttaactttcttttttctttctttttctgttagtTAATCATTTGTGATGGACAGGACCTTTTTGGGAAAATGCAGATATGTCCTGAATGGACACTTGAATTTACACCTAATATAATATGTGACCACAGCTGCAGTAAGATCAATACAGACCACTGGTTTGGTGTGACTGTGTATGCCCTTGTATCCCACCTTTTCTATGTCCTTATAATTCATCTTTGGCAATTGTacagtgtgatatactgaagaaactaaatattttatgactaagcctaataaacaaaaagaaagccTTGGTTAGGTAAGTAATCATCACTATGTtctaaaattaaactgaaaaaaaatctataagtTGGAATTTTTCATACAGTCAATTTTCATATTCTTACTTTATTTAATAAACCTTTATCACttatttttcttaaatcatTGAGGAATCAAAAAGCTTATGAAGTGGTTATAATGTGGAAATTGCTAGTGGTTTTAAGCTCAAGCCAGCTGTCTTTCATATCAAGCACTCAAGTGCTACGAGCTCACACGTTTGTTGTGACATAAGGCTCAAGTGTTGTAAGCCCAAGATAAGATTCTCGactgagcattttttttttgtacctcTAATAGAGGATCATAACACTAAATACTAAACTCAGTTCTACTGTGTAATGGTGCATGTGAAAATATTTGTGTATCAGACTATGGAGAGGTGAATTTTGGAATCCTGTAGGTTAGGAAGACATTAAATAGCTAATTAACTGAAAGGTTATGACAATGATTAAAGAATATagacatattttcttttaacataTAAAATCATTGCAATATACAATAGATATTTTGCAGCTAAGATATACCCACCAAACAAaatagtttattattttaactaTTTAATCATGGAGATAGATTACTAGGTAAatcactgaacaaaaacaagcaaacaaaaaacgaTATGGGCTATTGTGTTAACTTAAGGACGTAAGTAGCTACACTCATTCAACCTCAATATTCATCCGTGACATCACAGAGGCAGCCGTGTCGGTTCAGTAAATGGAGCAGTGGAGCTCTTCAAAGCGGAGTACTCCTCAGTCTGATTCACTGCAACTCT
Protein-coding sequences here:
- the vps45 gene encoding vacuolar protein sorting-associated protein 45, with translation MNVVLAVKQYVSKMIESSGTGMKVLLMDKETTSIVSMVYTQSEILQKEVYLFERIDSQNRESMKHLKAICYLRPTKENVENLIQELRRPKYSVYFIYFSNVISKSEVKALAEADEQEVVAEVQEFYGDFIAVNPHLFSLNLHGVSRGRSWEPITLPRVTQGLTSVLLALKKCPMIRYQLSSDMAKRLAESVKQIITKEYELFDFRKTEVSPLLLILDRSDDAITPLLNQWTYQAMVHELLALNNNRIDLSRVPGINKDLKEVVLSAENDEFYANNLYLNFGEIGTNIKNLMEDFQKKKPKGQQKLESIADMKAFVDNYPQFKKMSGTVSKHVTVVGELSRLVSERLLMEVSEVEQELACQNDHSSAQQNVRRLLQNPRVAELDAVRLVMLYALRYERHSSNILPSLLEELNRRGVSERYRKMVQSVIEYGGKRIRGSDLITPTDAVAITKQFFKGLKGVENVYTQHQPLLHDTLDQLIKGRLKDSQFPYLGPNSLRDRPQDIIVFIIGGATYEEALTVYNLNRTMPGVRIVLGGTTIHNTKSFLEEVTSSVGLGHGGDRTHGAGRPPTRR